The window CATCCCCCTCCCGCCGCCGGCGGTTGCCGAACTCTGCCGCGCGGGCCGCACCCCCCTGGACGGCCCCGCGAGCGGCGGCCGGGTCAAGCTCTACGAACCGGACTGGCAGGACGACCCGGTCGACTTCCTCTCCGCGGCCTCGGCAGAGTTCGCGGCAACGGGCGTGGTCACCACAGCCCGCCGCTGCCTGGCAGCCATCGAAACGGCGGCGCCGGTGATGTTCGTAGGAGTGGAACTCTCCAACTGGGAGGGCGACCTGCGCACGGCTCCGATGGACGCCCTGGGCCGAGCCCTGGGCAGAGTCCCCACGAACTGGCAAGTCAACCTGATCCTCCTGGACATGGCAGCCCAGGACCCGGTGGCGATGTGGATGCGCGAAAAGGTACGGCCCTTCTACACGCAGGGTTAGTGGAGAGACGTAAGGGGCGCGGGGCTGTGTCGATGTGCGGCTCCGCCGCGGGGCGCGAGAAACCACGACGCAGCCGCACCCGCGCGACGGCAGCAAGTCCCGAGCTGATAGGCGGCCTTAAGCTAGGGTCACGGCTCGGTCGGACAAAGGTTGAAGGGGCGGTACAGGTGAGCGCCAGCGGCATCGCGGCCGGGCAGGTCGAGCACATGCTGCG of the Streptomyces sp. NBC_00287 genome contains:
- a CDS encoding enhanced serine sensitivity protein SseB, yielding MDFPADLPADFPAQAHPHPHGGWPGNELEEVLSASLGVPTAGGRIIEVLGRSYVWVPLPAGGGPHSGPLDLPTLEIEGQAYVPVFSSEEQFRQVVGSHMSYTIAPAVEFARGLPPQVGMAINPDGVVGIPLPPPAVAELCRAGRTPLDGPASGGRVKLYEPDWQDDPVDFLSAASAEFAATGVVTTARRCLAAIETAAPVMFVGVELSNWEGDLRTAPMDALGRALGRVPTNWQVNLILLDMAAQDPVAMWMREKVRPFYTQG